A region of Betta splendens chromosome 13, fBetSpl5.4, whole genome shotgun sequence DNA encodes the following proteins:
- the vwa7 gene encoding von Willebrand factor A domain-containing protein 7, whose protein sequence is MTPGRAGLWGGRGKRMCGFILAYLLLPSPCLGFLPNFWSRVLTLSWDSHTHQYITEQAILNVTVETLRDSSKRGNQADDLTGLGRGFWRAVAEVVRSNAATDFLSSTRSDPLYHFDSERVEQATLLLRRFWAQTLLSVRAKEYQSARHSLGRLFHSLQDFYSHSNWVEMGQRSIYLHLLQPEEPAVPVAQDDAPTCMECFSATCRNNLLPGLTQSQLLTTGYFSDLPPKPPGKCSHGGILDSSRYTAAKGGINKDSTSPLFSPHHYLHEEAAVLATEATMTVLRDLRDTVGHRSFLRLFSVRQVPALVFVIDTTGSMGNEIDAAKLRAESIVQSRANSAEQPGKFVLVPFHDPDVGPVYETDDPEQFKESMLTLMALGGGDEPEMCLSAIHLALVHSPPLSEIFVFTDASPKDAHLFDAVKALALEKQSKVTFLLTEDAHYRTGSRGRRKRSGRETLPPDRFSLYSSLSSLSGGLTIFTSDSDIHSVSAIVVDNIAADKVTLLHETTQRFMSNHSFSVDSSVQTITLHVTGTLIEIVLINPSDESQSLLSSQGPLAKLEPFKGLYRISLLPPIQPGQWRLRAKSNGPLTFQVIGNSSVDFLYYFATVNNGTHPGLARVEGNPVAGVSTFLVLAVTGLPPDETASFSHVTLVGAEGDEIRRVWLNASSSFGSVEELVGWLDSVPRVPFCIRLTGKDGSGNRLERVSTEMVQPTHVQIEVLSSPRLVPGDKTPVDFDILNHGPARALRWRASDDCGFVHTKEPQEVHVPEHGSFRGHVDLVAPASAQAGATVTLTFTVHALDSPDSNYAVAYLTVVPPDSDVSPPSCSAAGGASVCPSACNESTWTLSVLVSDSGRSGLAALQLQRGEGTLTLLHHLPREERVDQRQAPRDKKTQHRHHYHHSIQLEKGQPPFNVSLWVGDTSQPLRVSYTSSCCSARAELLVWDAAGNLKRCHLMSRQQRPPGNRNTDANGTGQIRPTVVFFLLLPVAVASVLH, encoded by the exons ATGACCCCAGGCAGAGCAGGATtgtggggagggaggggaaagcGCATGTGTGGGTTCATTCTCGCATACCTTCTCCTGCCGTCACCCTGCTTGGGCTTCCTGCCCAACTTCTGGTCTCGAGTGCTGACGCTGTCCTGGGACTCGCACACGCACCAGTACATCACAGAGCAGGCCATTCTCAACGTCACCGTGGAAACGCTGAGGGACAGCAGCAAACGAGGCAATCAGGCAGACGATTTG ACCGGACTGGGCCGTGGCTTCTGGAGAGCCGTGGCAGAGGTAGTGAGGTCCAACGCTGCCACCGACTTCCTGAGCTCCACCAGGTCGGACCCGTTGTACCACTTTGACTCTGAGCGGGTGGAGCaggccacgctgctgctgcggcggttCTGGGCtcagaccctgctctcagtccgGGCCAAGGAGTACCAAAGCGCTCGTCACAGCCTGGGCCGGCTGTTTCACTCGCTGCAG GACTTCTACAGCCACAGCAACTGGGTGGAGATGGGCCAGCGCTCCAtttacctccacctgctgcaacCAGAGGAGCCGGCCGTCCCTGTGGCTCAAG ATGACGCCCCAACGTGTATGGAGTGTTTCAGTGCCACCTGTAGGAACAACCTGCTGCCAGGACTGACTCAGTCCCAGCTGCTCACCACCGGCTACTTCAGTGACCTTCCCCCTAAACCTCCCG GCAAATGTAGTCATGGGGGCATTCTGGACAGTAGCCGCTATACGGCAGCTAAAGGGGGAATAAACAAAGACAGCACCTCGCCCCTGTTCTCCCCGCACCATTACCTCCATGAGGAAGCTGCTGTGTTGGCTACTGAGGCCACCATGACTGTACTGAGAGACCTCAGGGACACTGTCGGCCACAGAAGCTTCCTCAG GCTGTTCAGTGTGAGGCAGGTCCCTGCGTTGGTGTTCGTCATCGACACCACGGGAAGCATGGGAAACGAGATCGATGCCGCTAAACTCAGGGCTGAATCCATCGTCCAGAGCCGAGCCAACAGCGCCGAGCAGCCTGGCAAGTTTGTTCTGGTGCCCTTTCACGACCCAG aTGTGGGACCGGTGTATGAGACCGATGACCCAGAGCAGTTCAAGGAGTCCATGTTAACGCTGATGGCTCTGGGAGGAGGGGACGAACCAGAGATGTGCCTGTCTGCCATTCAC CTGGCTCTCGTTCACAGTCCGCCTCTGTCAGAGATCTTTGTCTTCACCGATGCCTCCCCTAAGGACGCTCATCTGTTTGATGCAGTGAAGGCACTGGCACTAGAGAAACAGAGCAAG GTGACATTTCTCCTCACGGAGGACGCTCACTACAGGacagggagcagagggaggaggaagaggagcggcagGGAAACGCTGCCCCCTGATCGCTTCTCTCTCtactcctccctgtcctccctgtCAGGAGGTCTGACCATCTTCACCAGCGACTCCGACATACACAGCGTCTCTGCTATAGTGGTGGACAACATAGCTGCTGATAAG gtgaCTCTCCTTCATGAGACTACCCAGAGGTTCATGTCTAACCATTCCTTCAGTGTTGACAGCTCAGTCCAAACCATCACTCTGCATGTGACGGGCACCTTAATAGAGATTGTTCTTATCAATCCATCAG ATGAAAGCCAGTCTCTGTTAAGCAGCCAAGGGCCCCTAGCAAAGCTGGAGCCCTTTAAAGGTCTGTACCGTATCAGCCTGCTGCCTCCGATCCAGCCAGGCCAGTGGAGGCTCAGAGCCAAGAGCAACGGACCCTTAACATTCCAAGTCATAG GTAACAGCAGCGTGGATTTCCTGTATTATTTTGCCACTGTAAACAATGGGACACACCCAGGTCTGGCCAGAGTGGAGGGAAATCCAGTAGCAG GCGTCTCGACCTTCCTGGTTCTGGCTGTAACGGGGCTGCCCCCAGATGAGACCGCATCTTTCAGTCACGTGACCCTTGTGGGGGCTGAAGGGGATGAAATCAGACGCGTGTGGCTGAACGCCTCGTCGTCATTCGGCTCCGTGGAGGAACTCGTGGGCTGGCTGGACTCTGTTCCCCGGGTTCCTTTCTGTATTCGCCTCACAGGCAAAGACGGCAGCGGCAACAGGCTGGAGCGGGTTTCGACAGAGATGGTGCAGCCCACCCACGTTCAGATAGAG GTACTATCCTCTCCCCGACTGGTACCTGGTGACAAGACACCGGTGGACTTTGACATCCTGAACCACGGCCCAGCCCGAGCTCTCAGATGGAGGGCTAGCGATGACTGTGGCTTTGTCCATACAAAAGAGCCACAAGA AGTCCATGTTCCAGAACACGGGTCTTTCCGTGGCCACGTGGACCTCGTCGCTCCGGCTTCGGCTCAGGCCGGAGCGACTGTCACCCTCACCTTCACCGTGCACGCACTCGACTCTCCGGACTCCAATTACGCCGTGGCCTACCTGACCGTGGTCCCACCA GACTCTGACGTGTCTCCGccatcctgctctgcagcggGGGGGGCGTCCGTCTGTCCTTCTGCTTGCAACGAGTCGACCTGGACTCTGTCTGTGCTCGTGTCGGACAGCGGACGCTCTGGCCTTGCAGCGCTCCAGCTACAGAGGGGCGAAGGCACCCTGACGTTACTGCACCACCTCCCACGCGAAGAGCGCGTGGACCAACGACAGGCGCCCAGAGACAAGAAAACTCAGCATCGCCACCATTACCACCACTCCATCCAGTTGGAGAAGGGACAGCCCCCCTTCAATGTCTCCCTGTGGGTCGGTGACACATCCCAGCCGCTGCGGGTGAGCTAcacgtccagctgctgctctgctcggGCAGAGCTCCTGGTGTGGGATGCAGCTGGAAACCTGAAGCGCTGCCACCTTATGTCGCGTCAACAGAGGCCACCTGGAAACAGGAACACGGACGCTAATGGAACTGGACAAATTAGACCCACTGTCgtgtttttcttgttgttgcctGTTGCCGTTGCTTCTGTTTTACATTAA
- the LOC114868007 gene encoding von Willebrand factor A domain-containing protein 5A-like isoform X1, whose protein sequence is MNRCGLLTTEKEPVPLKSIEVELQVRDHVATVVSTLSYDNKEDKPIEAVFVFPLPGDAAVCHFSATVGQTQIVAEVKEKQQAREEYDDALSSGQQAFLLEESDQSPDIFSLSVGSLPPGESASIRLEYVTELAVQADDGLRFCLPAVLNPRYQPRGSGGPSVEVTSVPASQVPYTLSFSARLSSPRPISKVESSSSLDPLQFLNAEQTQATVKLAAGHKFDRDVELLVYYKDAHQPSAVVEAGQASAEPGSLMGDQVVMVSLYPEFPQAVTSKGEFVILLDRSGSMQNARISSARDTLLLLLKSLPMGCYFNIYGFGSTFEHMFPKSVEYSQKTMDEALKMVKEVQADLGGTEILSPLQHIYNQPCITNQPRQLFVFTDGEVGNTKEVIDLVKKNSGSHRCFSFGIGEGASSALINGLAKEGGGHAQFITGTDKIQLKVMQSLRFALQTVVENISVTWDLPKEASVTVLSPPITAIFQGQRSLIYAQITGQTSEVAEGSVKVKYSLADQVFENQLHFSLKPAEDTGLTVHRLAARTLIRSLELEDRESRGRDGAIRKKMVELSVQSGVSSSVTAFVAMNKSDGKNIQGPLVRRDIPVPGILLAAPKMRLSQVSYGSMPWRRGVRYKEGCCERLGRILRKADCCKRLGRIPRKAALPSREMGSSDEDDSSPQNSPTGPFLQLVSLQKASGCWLLDSALAAALRKTSEEVEKPKPAQVNQDVWATVLALIWLHGFKADAKEEWELLAMKAVSWLRAQNAPCMKECVEAGNTVLGCKVATNALGF, encoded by the exons ATGAACCGCTGTGGTCTGTTAACTACTGAGAAGGAACCAG TTCCTCTGAAGAGCAtcgaggtggagctgcaggtgagggaCCATGTGGCCACAGTGGTCTCTACTCTGAGCTACGACAACAAGGAGGACAAACCAATAGAGGCTGTGTTCGTCTTCCCTCTGCCTGGAGACGCTGCCGTCTGTCATTTCAGTGCTACCGTTGGTCAGACACAGATTGTAgctgaggtgaaggagaagcagcag GCTCGTGAGGAGTATGATGACGCCCTGAGCTCCGGTCAGCAGGCCTTCCTGTTGGAGGAGAGTGACCAGAGTCCAGACATCTTTTCTCTGAGTGTGGGGAGTCTCCCTCCAGGAGAGAGCGCCTCCATCAGGCTGGAGTATGTCACTGAGCTGGCTGTGCAGGCTGATGACGGCCTGAGGTTTTGTCTGCCTGCTGTGCTCAACCCTCGTTACCAACCTCGGG GAAGTGGGGGTCCCAGTGTTGAGGTGACATCAGTTCCAGCGTCTCAGGTTCCCTacactctgtctttctctgctcgACTGTCGTCTCCTCGTCCGATCTCTAAAGTagagtccagctcctccctggatCCTCTCCAGTTCCTCAACGCAGAGCAAACCCAGGCCACA GTGAAGTTGGCTGCAGGACACAAGTTTGACAgagatgtggagctgctggtttatTACAAAGATGCCCACCAGCCCTCTGCTGTGGTAGAAGCAGGACAGGCCTCTGCAGAGCCTG gcTCTCTGATGGGTGAtcaggtggtgatggtgagccTGTACCCTGAGTTTCCTCAGGCTGTCACGTCGAAAGGAGAGTTTGTAATTTTACTGGATCGATCTGGGAGTATGCAAAATGCCCGCATCAGCAGCGCCAGG gacacgctgctgctcctgctgaagaGTTTACCAATGGGCTGCTATTTCAACATCTACGGCTTTGGCTCCACCTTTGAACACATGTTCCC TAAGAGTGTGGAGTACAGCCAGAAAACCATGGACGAGGCTCTGAAGATGGTCAAAGAGGTGCAGGCTGATCTTGGAGGAACTGAGATTCTCTCACCCCTCCAACATATCTACAACCAGCCCTGCATTACTAACCAGCCTCGACAA ctttttgtttttaccgATGGAGAAGTGGGAAACACCAAGGAAGTTATTGATCTGGTGAAGAAGAATTCAGGTTCCCACAG GTGTTTCTCCTTTGGGATCGGGGAAGGGGCCAGCTCTGCTCTCATCAACGGACTGgccaaggaaggaggaggtcacgcTCAGTTCATCACTGGGACCGACAAGATACAACTCAAA GTGATGCAGTCACTGCGATttgctctgcagacagttgtGGAAAACATCTCAGTCACATGGGATCTTCCCAAAGAAGCATCCGTCACTGTCCTCTCTCCACCAATCACAGCAATatttcagggtcaaaggtcactgattTATGCTCAGATCACTGGACAG ACTTCAGAAGTTGCAGAGGGCTCTGTGAAGGTGAAGTACAGTCTGGCTGATCAGGTCTTTGAGAACCAGCTCCACTTCAGTCTCAAACCAGCAGAGGACACTGG ATTAACAGTCCACAGGTTGGCTGCTCGGACTCTGATTCGCTCCCTGGAgttggaggacagagagagcagaggacgaGATGGAGCGATAAGGAAGAAGATGGTGGAGCTCAGTGTCCAATCAGGAGTGAGCAGCTCCGTCACCGCCTTTGTTGCCATGAACAAAAGTGATGGCAAAAACATTCAAGGACCTCTGGTGCGCAGAGATATTCCAGTACCTG GCATTTTACTTGCTGCGCCTAAAATGAGGCTTTCCCAAG TAAGCTACGGTTCTATGCCTTGGAGGCGTGGTGTGCGATACAAAGAAG GATGCTGTGAGCGTTTAGGGAGAATCCTACGTAAAGCAG ATTGCTGTAAGCGTTTAGGGAGAATCCCACGTAAAGCAG CTTTGCCTTCAAGGGAAATGGGGAGCTCAGATGAAG ATGACTCGTCTCCTCAGAACTCACCCACAGGCCCTTTTCTGCAGCTGGTCTCCCTCCAGAAGGcgtctggctgctggctgctggattcagctctggctgctgcacTGAGAAAAACCagcgaggaggtggagaagccaAAGCCTGCACAG GTCAACCAGGACGTGTGGGCCACCGTTCTGGCTCTGATCTGGCTTCATGGTTTCAAGGCGGACGCTAAGGAAGAGTGGGAGCTGCTGGCTATGAAGGCTGTGTCATGGCTCCGTGCCCAGAACG CACCGTGTATGAAAGAGTGTGTGGAAGCTGGAAATACAGTGTTGGGCTGCAAGGTGGCGACAAATGCTCTTGGCTTCTGA
- the LOC114868007 gene encoding von Willebrand factor A domain-containing protein 5A-like isoform X2, giving the protein MNRCGLLTTEKEPVPLKSIEVELQVRDHVATVVSTLSYDNKEDKPIEAVFVFPLPGDAAVCHFSATVGQTQIVAEVKEKQQAREEYDDALSSGQQAFLLEESDQSPDIFSLSVGSLPPGESASIRLEYVTELAVQADDGLRFCLPAVLNPRYQPRGSGGPSVEVTSVPASQVPYTLSFSARLSSPRPISKVESSSSLDPLQFLNAEQTQATVKLAAGHKFDRDVELLVYYKDAHQPSAVVEAGQASAEPGSLMGDQVVMVSLYPEFPQAVTSKGEFVILLDRSGSMQNARISSARDTLLLLLKSLPMGCYFNIYGFGSTFEHMFPKSVEYSQKTMDEALKMVKEVQADLGGTEILSPLQHIYNQPCITNQPRQLFVFTDGEVGNTKEVIDLVKKNSGSHRCFSFGIGEGASSALINGLAKEGGGHAQFITGTDKIQLKVMQSLRFALQTVVENISVTWDLPKEASVTVLSPPITAIFQGQRSLIYAQITGQTSEVAEGSVKVKYSLADQVFENQLHFSLKPAEDTGLTVHRLAARTLIRSLELEDRESRGRDGAIRKKMVELSVQSGVSSSVTAFVAMNKSDGKNIQGPLVRRDIPVPGILLAAPKMRLSQVSYGSMPWRRGVRYKEGCCERLGRILRKAALPSREMGSSDEDDSSPQNSPTGPFLQLVSLQKASGCWLLDSALAAALRKTSEEVEKPKPAQVNQDVWATVLALIWLHGFKADAKEEWELLAMKAVSWLRAQNAPCMKECVEAGNTVLGCKVATNALGF; this is encoded by the exons ATGAACCGCTGTGGTCTGTTAACTACTGAGAAGGAACCAG TTCCTCTGAAGAGCAtcgaggtggagctgcaggtgagggaCCATGTGGCCACAGTGGTCTCTACTCTGAGCTACGACAACAAGGAGGACAAACCAATAGAGGCTGTGTTCGTCTTCCCTCTGCCTGGAGACGCTGCCGTCTGTCATTTCAGTGCTACCGTTGGTCAGACACAGATTGTAgctgaggtgaaggagaagcagcag GCTCGTGAGGAGTATGATGACGCCCTGAGCTCCGGTCAGCAGGCCTTCCTGTTGGAGGAGAGTGACCAGAGTCCAGACATCTTTTCTCTGAGTGTGGGGAGTCTCCCTCCAGGAGAGAGCGCCTCCATCAGGCTGGAGTATGTCACTGAGCTGGCTGTGCAGGCTGATGACGGCCTGAGGTTTTGTCTGCCTGCTGTGCTCAACCCTCGTTACCAACCTCGGG GAAGTGGGGGTCCCAGTGTTGAGGTGACATCAGTTCCAGCGTCTCAGGTTCCCTacactctgtctttctctgctcgACTGTCGTCTCCTCGTCCGATCTCTAAAGTagagtccagctcctccctggatCCTCTCCAGTTCCTCAACGCAGAGCAAACCCAGGCCACA GTGAAGTTGGCTGCAGGACACAAGTTTGACAgagatgtggagctgctggtttatTACAAAGATGCCCACCAGCCCTCTGCTGTGGTAGAAGCAGGACAGGCCTCTGCAGAGCCTG gcTCTCTGATGGGTGAtcaggtggtgatggtgagccTGTACCCTGAGTTTCCTCAGGCTGTCACGTCGAAAGGAGAGTTTGTAATTTTACTGGATCGATCTGGGAGTATGCAAAATGCCCGCATCAGCAGCGCCAGG gacacgctgctgctcctgctgaagaGTTTACCAATGGGCTGCTATTTCAACATCTACGGCTTTGGCTCCACCTTTGAACACATGTTCCC TAAGAGTGTGGAGTACAGCCAGAAAACCATGGACGAGGCTCTGAAGATGGTCAAAGAGGTGCAGGCTGATCTTGGAGGAACTGAGATTCTCTCACCCCTCCAACATATCTACAACCAGCCCTGCATTACTAACCAGCCTCGACAA ctttttgtttttaccgATGGAGAAGTGGGAAACACCAAGGAAGTTATTGATCTGGTGAAGAAGAATTCAGGTTCCCACAG GTGTTTCTCCTTTGGGATCGGGGAAGGGGCCAGCTCTGCTCTCATCAACGGACTGgccaaggaaggaggaggtcacgcTCAGTTCATCACTGGGACCGACAAGATACAACTCAAA GTGATGCAGTCACTGCGATttgctctgcagacagttgtGGAAAACATCTCAGTCACATGGGATCTTCCCAAAGAAGCATCCGTCACTGTCCTCTCTCCACCAATCACAGCAATatttcagggtcaaaggtcactgattTATGCTCAGATCACTGGACAG ACTTCAGAAGTTGCAGAGGGCTCTGTGAAGGTGAAGTACAGTCTGGCTGATCAGGTCTTTGAGAACCAGCTCCACTTCAGTCTCAAACCAGCAGAGGACACTGG ATTAACAGTCCACAGGTTGGCTGCTCGGACTCTGATTCGCTCCCTGGAgttggaggacagagagagcagaggacgaGATGGAGCGATAAGGAAGAAGATGGTGGAGCTCAGTGTCCAATCAGGAGTGAGCAGCTCCGTCACCGCCTTTGTTGCCATGAACAAAAGTGATGGCAAAAACATTCAAGGACCTCTGGTGCGCAGAGATATTCCAGTACCTG GCATTTTACTTGCTGCGCCTAAAATGAGGCTTTCCCAAG TAAGCTACGGTTCTATGCCTTGGAGGCGTGGTGTGCGATACAAAGAAG GATGCTGTGAGCGTTTAGGGAGAATCCTACGTAAAGCAG CTTTGCCTTCAAGGGAAATGGGGAGCTCAGATGAAG ATGACTCGTCTCCTCAGAACTCACCCACAGGCCCTTTTCTGCAGCTGGTCTCCCTCCAGAAGGcgtctggctgctggctgctggattcagctctggctgctgcacTGAGAAAAACCagcgaggaggtggagaagccaAAGCCTGCACAG GTCAACCAGGACGTGTGGGCCACCGTTCTGGCTCTGATCTGGCTTCATGGTTTCAAGGCGGACGCTAAGGAAGAGTGGGAGCTGCTGGCTATGAAGGCTGTGTCATGGCTCCGTGCCCAGAACG CACCGTGTATGAAAGAGTGTGTGGAAGCTGGAAATACAGTGTTGGGCTGCAAGGTGGCGACAAATGCTCTTGGCTTCTGA